A stretch of Bacillota bacterium DNA encodes these proteins:
- a CDS encoding thiamine pyrophosphate-binding protein, protein MTEYRGCEIIVEYLIKQRIPYMLGYPGHGAIGLLDGVYDLTDRIKPIWARVEQAAGFMADAYFRLTKVPLPVFASTGPGPANLAIATANAFFDSSAFLLITGQVATDQFDTGALQEPYRHHPAEFPVVMRPYTKFSWQVHKVRQLASYLPKAYKLMRTGRPGPCHLDIPYDLYIKKADVTIPDPDRWADPVAWRGKAPEGIVEKVLEALLAAKRPLVLAGGGVMVSEAWGELKAVAEHLNIPVYTSLMGKGALPEDHPLYLGVTGCWGYYPAVEACRNADLILAMGCRFSDLHTASWLPGYAYNIPPTRLIQVDIDASEIARNYPVELGVVADARAFLEQLLNAARSNAGPRPRYPWLDEVDQYKAEWEQFTRPFETASDIPIDPRRVFADMRRIAPADTIMVVDVGNNQAWAEQYWKTPMPLTHISPGGFAAMGFGVCGVLGAKLARPGSPCVCLCSDGGFMMTPHAVATSVEYDLPAVWVILNNYSIGCIRDLQRFYLDGREILTSFRIDKTQELWNPDFAKMAESMGALGYRVEDPGDFGQAFEDALKSGRPAVMDVIIQRDTPVPLISTWQMPPIPAAEPTFGRRKTL, encoded by the coding sequence ATGACGGAGTATCGCGGATGCGAGATCATCGTCGAGTATCTCATCAAGCAGCGGATCCCTTACATGCTGGGCTACCCCGGTCACGGGGCCATCGGGCTCCTGGACGGGGTGTACGACCTCACGGACAGGATCAAGCCGATCTGGGCCCGGGTTGAGCAGGCGGCCGGCTTCATGGCCGATGCGTACTTCCGCCTGACGAAGGTTCCCCTGCCGGTGTTCGCCTCCACGGGGCCGGGTCCCGCCAACCTCGCCATCGCCACTGCCAATGCGTTCTTCGATTCCTCGGCATTCCTTCTCATCACGGGCCAGGTTGCCACCGATCAGTTCGACACCGGGGCACTGCAGGAGCCCTACCGGCATCACCCGGCGGAATTCCCCGTCGTGATGAGACCCTACACAAAATTCAGCTGGCAGGTACACAAGGTACGCCAGCTGGCCAGCTACCTTCCCAAGGCCTATAAACTCATGAGAACGGGCAGGCCCGGGCCTTGTCACCTTGATATACCCTATGACTTGTACATCAAGAAGGCGGATGTCACCATCCCAGACCCGGACAGGTGGGCTGACCCCGTGGCTTGGCGGGGCAAGGCCCCGGAGGGCATAGTGGAGAAGGTCCTGGAGGCGCTGCTGGCGGCCAAGCGCCCGCTCGTCCTTGCGGGCGGAGGCGTCATGGTGTCAGAGGCCTGGGGGGAACTGAAGGCCGTGGCGGAACACCTGAACATCCCGGTGTACACCAGCCTCATGGGCAAGGGTGCCCTCCCAGAGGACCATCCCCTGTACCTCGGGGTGACTGGCTGCTGGGGATACTACCCTGCGGTCGAGGCTTGCCGCAACGCCGACCTCATACTCGCCATGGGATGCAGGTTCTCGGACCTCCACACCGCCAGCTGGCTGCCCGGCTACGCCTACAACATCCCGCCCACCCGTCTTATCCAGGTGGACATCGACGCCTCGGAGATAGCCCGGAACTACCCGGTCGAGCTGGGGGTGGTGGCGGACGCCCGGGCCTTCCTCGAACAGCTCCTGAACGCGGCCCGTTCCAACGCCGGGCCCCGGCCCCGCTACCCGTGGCTTGACGAGGTGGACCAGTATAAGGCGGAATGGGAGCAGTTCACACGTCCCTTCGAGACCGCCAGCGACATCCCCATCGACCCCAGGCGGGTGTTCGCCGACATGAGGCGGATCGCCCCCGCCGATACCATCATGGTGGTAGATGTGGGCAACAACCAGGCCTGGGCCGAGCAGTACTGGAAGACCCCTATGCCCCTTACCCACATCAGCCCCGGCGGGTTTGCCGCCATGGGGTTCGGTGTCTGCGGTGTGCTTGGAGCGAAGCTGGCAAGACCCGGCTCCCCCTGTGTGTGCCTGTGCTCCGATGGCGGGTTCATGATGACCCCCCATGCGGTGGCCACCAGCGTGGAATACGACCTGCCGGCCGTATGGGTGATCCTGAACAACTATTCCATAGGCTGCATCAGGGACCTGCAGCGGTTCTACCTTGATGGCCGTGAGATCCTCACCAGCTTCCGGATCGATAAGACCCAAGAACTCTGGAACCCTGACTTTGCAAAGATGGCCGAGTCCATGGGCGCCCTGGGCTACAGGGTGGAAGATCCCGGGGATTTCGGCCAGGCCTTCGAGGATGCCTTGAAGTCAGGGCGGCCAGCGGTCATGGATGTGATCATCCAACGGGATACACCAGTCCCGCTGATCAGCACCTGGCAGATGCCGCCCATACCCGCCGCCGAACCCACCTTCGGCCGGAGAAAGACCCTTTAG